One genomic region from Stutzerimonas decontaminans encodes:
- a CDS encoding N-acetylmuramoyl-L-alanine amidase produces the protein MRIRTFIGGLALLLMATDLLAASDVQSVRLWRAPDNTRLVFDLSGPVEHKIFTLTAPDRLVIDVTGATLKAELDKLALQNTPVASLRAGQHDANTLRVVVDLHAPVSPKSFSLAPNQQYGHRLVVDLFDQATAARAATQPPATATPATPAAPVSPTLPAVKLPATGGSKRDIVIAIDAGHGGEDPGAIGPGKVYEKHVVLQISKELQRQINADKGFRAELVRTGDYFIPLRKRTEIARKKGADLFVSIHADAAPRSAAYGASVFALSDRGATSETARWLADSENRSDLIGGAGNVSLGDKDQMLAGVLLDLSMTASLSSSLNVGQKVLSNMGRITPLHKRRVEQAGFMVLKSPDIPSILVETGFISNPSEAKKLQTSSHQQALARSIHSGVRQFFHENPPPGTYVAWLRDSGKIAAGPREHVVRSGESLALLAQRYQVSLAALRSANSLSNDVIKVGQTLNIPATTLASQP, from the coding sequence ATGCGCATTCGCACCTTTATTGGCGGCCTGGCGCTGTTGCTGATGGCAACGGACCTGTTAGCAGCCAGCGATGTGCAGAGCGTGCGCTTGTGGCGCGCGCCGGACAACACCCGTCTGGTGTTCGATCTGTCCGGGCCGGTCGAGCACAAGATCTTCACCCTCACCGCGCCGGATCGGCTAGTCATCGACGTGACCGGCGCCACGCTCAAGGCCGAACTCGACAAGCTCGCACTGCAGAACACACCGGTAGCCTCCCTGCGCGCCGGCCAGCACGACGCGAACACTCTGCGCGTGGTGGTCGACCTGCATGCGCCCGTATCGCCGAAGAGCTTCAGCCTGGCGCCCAATCAGCAATACGGCCACCGGCTGGTGGTCGATCTGTTCGACCAGGCCACGGCTGCCCGCGCTGCGACTCAACCGCCAGCCACCGCTACGCCTGCCACGCCTGCCGCTCCGGTTTCGCCAACCCTGCCCGCGGTCAAGCTGCCGGCCACGGGCGGCAGCAAGCGCGACATCGTGATCGCTATCGACGCCGGCCACGGTGGCGAGGACCCGGGCGCCATCGGTCCCGGCAAGGTCTACGAGAAGCATGTGGTATTGCAGATTTCCAAGGAATTGCAGCGTCAGATCAACGCCGACAAGGGCTTCCGTGCCGAGTTGGTGCGTACCGGCGACTACTTCATTCCTCTGCGCAAACGTACCGAGATCGCGCGTAAGAAGGGCGCCGACCTGTTCGTCTCGATCCACGCCGATGCCGCGCCGCGCTCGGCGGCCTACGGTGCCTCGGTGTTCGCCCTGTCTGACCGCGGTGCCACCTCGGAAACCGCGCGCTGGCTGGCCGACAGCGAAAACCGTTCCGACCTGATTGGCGGTGCCGGCAACGTCAGCCTCGGCGACAAGGATCAGATGCTTGCAGGCGTGCTACTGGATCTGTCGATGACCGCCTCGCTGTCCTCAAGCCTGAACGTCGGGCAGAAAGTGCTGAGCAACATGGGCCGCATCACGCCGCTGCACAAGCGCCGTGTCGAGCAGGCCGGTTTCATGGTGCTGAAGTCGCCGGACATCCCGTCGATCCTGGTTGAAACCGGCTTTATCTCCAATCCGTCGGAAGCCAAGAAGCTGCAAACCTCCAGCCATCAGCAGGCGCTGGCGCGCTCGATTCATAGCGGAGTGCGGCAGTTCTTCCACGAGAATCCGCCGCCGGGCACCTATGTTGCCTGGCTGCGTGACTCCGGCAAGATTGCCGCCGGCCCACGCGAGCACGTCGTGCGCTCCGGTGAAAGCCTGGCACTGCTTGCCCAGCGCTATCAGGTCAGCCTGGCTGCCTTGCGCAGCGCCAACAGCCTGAGCAACGACGTGATCAAGGTCGGCCAGACACTGAATATCCCCGCTACCACGCTGGCTTCCCAGCCATGA
- the mutL gene encoding DNA mismatch repair endonuclease MutL, producing the protein MTDTPRIQLLSPRLANQIAAGEVVERPASVIKELLENSLDSGARRIEVDVEQGGVKLLRVRDDGCGIPPDDLPLALARHATSKIRDLEDLERVMSLGFRGEALASISSVSRLTMTSRTADASEAWQVETEGREMEARVQPAAHPVGTSVEVRDLFFNTPARRKFLRTEKTEFDHLQEVIKRLALARCDVAFHLRHNGKAVLALHQASDDASRARRVAAVCGAAFLEQALPIEIERNGLRLWGWVGLPTFSRSQADLQYFYVNGRMVRDKLVAHAVRQAYRDVLFNGRHPTFVLFLDVDPAVVDVNVHPTKHEVRFRDSRMVHDFLYGTLHRALGDVRPEDQLAAPASVAPMTQVSGLAAGEFAGQNEMRLAATVLERPQGEAPAWRGAGAGYQAPRPASTGYTAEAQGAYREFFTPLPESGPAALPASQDDVPPLGYALAQLKGVYILAENAQGMVLVDMHAAHERITYERLKTAMASEGLRGQPLLVPESIALSQREADCAEEHAQWFQKLGFELQRLGPETLAIRQIPSLLKQAEATQLVRDVLADLLEYGTSDRIQAHLNELLATMACHGAVRANRRLTLPEMNALLRDMEHTERSGQCNHGRPTWTQLGMDELDRLFLRGR; encoded by the coding sequence ATGACCGATACTCCGCGCATTCAGCTGCTCAGTCCGCGGCTAGCGAACCAGATTGCCGCCGGCGAGGTGGTCGAGCGTCCGGCATCGGTGATCAAGGAACTGCTGGAAAACAGCCTGGACTCAGGCGCCAGGCGCATCGAGGTGGACGTCGAACAGGGTGGCGTCAAGCTGTTGCGGGTAAGAGACGACGGTTGCGGCATTCCGCCGGATGACCTGCCGCTGGCCCTGGCGCGCCATGCCACCAGCAAGATTCGCGATCTGGAAGATCTCGAACGGGTCATGAGCCTCGGTTTTCGTGGCGAGGCGCTGGCGTCCATCAGTTCCGTCTCGCGTCTGACCATGACCTCGCGCACCGCCGATGCCAGCGAAGCCTGGCAGGTGGAAACCGAAGGCCGCGAAATGGAAGCGCGGGTGCAGCCGGCAGCGCATCCGGTTGGCACTTCGGTGGAAGTACGCGACCTGTTCTTCAATACACCGGCGCGGCGCAAGTTTCTGCGCACCGAGAAAACCGAATTCGATCATCTGCAGGAAGTGATCAAGCGACTGGCGCTGGCGCGTTGCGATGTCGCTTTCCATCTGCGTCACAACGGCAAGGCGGTGCTGGCGCTGCATCAGGCCAGCGATGACGCGTCGCGTGCGCGGCGCGTCGCTGCCGTTTGCGGCGCGGCGTTCCTCGAGCAGGCGCTGCCCATCGAGATCGAGCGTAACGGCCTGCGGCTGTGGGGCTGGGTCGGTCTACCGACCTTCTCGCGCAGCCAGGCCGATCTGCAGTATTTCTACGTCAACGGCCGCATGGTCCGCGACAAGCTGGTCGCGCACGCGGTGCGCCAGGCCTATCGCGATGTGCTGTTCAATGGGCGGCACCCGACCTTCGTGCTGTTTCTCGACGTCGATCCGGCGGTGGTGGATGTCAACGTGCACCCGACCAAGCACGAGGTGCGTTTCCGCGACAGCCGCATGGTGCATGACTTTCTCTACGGCACGCTGCACCGCGCGCTGGGCGATGTGCGCCCCGAGGACCAGCTGGCCGCGCCGGCGAGCGTAGCGCCGATGACTCAGGTCTCCGGGCTGGCTGCCGGCGAGTTCGCCGGACAGAACGAAATGCGTTTGGCCGCCACCGTGCTCGAGCGGCCGCAAGGCGAGGCGCCTGCCTGGCGGGGCGCTGGCGCGGGCTATCAGGCGCCACGCCCGGCATCGACCGGCTACACCGCCGAGGCCCAGGGCGCCTATCGCGAGTTTTTCACGCCGCTACCCGAAAGCGGTCCTGCGGCACTGCCGGCGAGCCAGGATGATGTGCCGCCGCTTGGGTATGCGCTGGCGCAACTCAAGGGGGTCTATATCCTCGCCGAGAATGCCCAGGGCATGGTGCTCGTGGATATGCACGCCGCCCACGAACGGATCACCTACGAGCGGCTGAAGACCGCCATGGCCAGCGAAGGGCTGCGGGGTCAGCCGCTGCTGGTGCCTGAATCCATTGCCCTCAGCCAGCGCGAGGCCGATTGCGCGGAAGAGCATGCGCAGTGGTTCCAGAAGCTGGGCTTCGAGCTGCAGCGGCTGGGCCCGGAAACGCTGGCCATTCGGCAGATCCCATCGCTGCTCAAGCAGGCCGAAGCCACCCAGCTGGTGCGCGACGTGCTTGCCGATCTGCTGGAGTACGGCACCAGTGACCGCATCCAGGCGCATCTCAACGAGCTGCTGGCAACCATGGCCTGCCATGGTGCAGTGCGGGCCAACCGCCGCCTGACGCTGCCGGAAATGAACGCCTTGCTGCGCGACATGGAGCACACCGAACGCAGTGGACAGTGCAACCATGGCCGCCCGACCTGGACCCAGCTGGGCATGGACGAACTGGACAGACTGTTCCTGCGCGGTCGCTGA
- the miaA gene encoding tRNA (adenosine(37)-N6)-dimethylallyltransferase MiaA, translating to MSSLPPAIFLMGPTASGKTDLALELARVLPCELISVDSALVYRGMDIGTAKPSPEVLAEFPHRLVDTRDPAESYSAAEFSADALVAMAEISAAGRIPLLVGGTMLYFKALQEGLADMPAADPSVRAELEALAAAQGLQVLHDQLAQVDPESAARIHPNDPQRLVRALEVYRVSGLTMSEHRARQRSQKAAADAPGSGVLPYTVAQLCIAPAQRHVLHERIERRFVHMVEQGFVEEVEALRCRGDLHLGMPSIRAVGYRQVWEYLDGSSTREEMVERGIIATRQLAKRQFTWLRGWGDVHWLDSLSRDNLPRALKYLQSLSILS from the coding sequence ATGTCTTCTCTGCCTCCCGCGATCTTTCTCATGGGTCCCACCGCCTCGGGCAAGACCGATCTGGCGCTGGAACTGGCGCGCGTGCTGCCCTGCGAGCTGATCAGCGTCGATTCGGCGCTGGTCTACCGTGGCATGGACATCGGCACGGCGAAGCCTTCCCCTGAAGTGCTGGCCGAGTTTCCGCATCGCCTGGTGGATACCCGCGATCCGGCCGAGAGCTACTCGGCGGCTGAGTTCAGTGCCGATGCGCTGGTGGCGATGGCGGAAATCAGTGCTGCCGGCCGGATTCCGTTGCTGGTTGGCGGAACCATGTTGTATTTCAAGGCATTGCAGGAAGGCCTGGCTGATATGCCGGCGGCTGACCCTTCGGTGCGCGCCGAGCTCGAAGCGCTGGCCGCGGCGCAAGGTTTGCAGGTGCTACACGATCAGCTGGCCCAGGTGGATCCGGAATCGGCGGCGCGCATTCATCCCAACGATCCGCAGCGGTTGGTACGCGCGCTGGAGGTCTATCGCGTCAGCGGCTTGACCATGAGCGAGCACCGCGCCCGACAAAGGTCGCAAAAAGCCGCCGCAGACGCGCCGGGCTCCGGTGTCTTGCCTTATACTGTCGCGCAACTGTGTATCGCTCCTGCGCAACGGCACGTTCTGCATGAGCGCATCGAGAGGCGTTTCGTGCACATGGTTGAACAGGGCTTCGTCGAAGAGGTCGAAGCCCTGCGGTGCCGCGGTGATCTGCATCTCGGTATGCCGTCGATTCGAGCTGTCGGTTATCGTCAGGTCTGGGAATATCTGGACGGATCATCGACTCGAGAGGAAATGGTTGAGCGCGGCATCATCGCGACCCGGCAATTGGCCAAACGCCAATTCACCTGGTTGCGGGGCTGGGGAGACGTACACTGGCTGGACAGTTTGTCCCGCGACAATCTGCCGCGCGCATTGAAATACCTGCAATCGCTCTCCATATTGAGCTGA
- the hfq gene encoding RNA chaperone Hfq, giving the protein MSKGHSLQDPYLNTLRKERVPVSIYLVNGIKLQGQIESFDQFVILLKNTVSQMVYKHAISTVVPGRPVRLPTAGDAEQSESGND; this is encoded by the coding sequence ATGTCAAAAGGGCATTCGCTACAAGACCCTTACCTCAACACACTGCGTAAGGAACGCGTCCCGGTTTCCATCTATCTGGTCAATGGCATCAAGCTGCAAGGCCAGATCGAGTCCTTCGACCAGTTCGTCATTCTTCTGAAGAATACCGTCAGCCAGATGGTCTACAAGCACGCCATTTCCACCGTGGTTCCTGGCCGCCCTGTGCGCTTGCCGACCGCTGGCGATGCTGAGCAATCCGAGTCGGGTAACGACTGA
- the hflX gene encoding ribosome rescue GTPase HflX, producing MFFERPGGGERAILVHLDGQDPAAREDPQEFQELARSAGAETVGFVNVSRHQPSAKFLIGSGKVEELHDLVKDGEAELVIFNHTLTPSQERNLERALECRVLDRTGLILDIFAQRARTHEGKLQVELAQLEHMSTRLVRGWTHLERQKGGIGLRGPGETQLETDRRLLRVRIRQIKQRLEKVRGQREQARRGRRRADIPSVSLVGYTNAGKSTLFNALTESDVYAANQLFATLDPTLRRLELDDVGPVVLADTVGFIRHLPHKLVESFRATLEESSNADLLLHVIDAHEPERDQQIEQVLAVLGEIGANELPMLEVYNKVDLMEGIEPQIQRDADGKPQRVWVSARDGLGLDLVRQAIAELLGNDLFVGTLRLPQQLGRLRAQFFELSAVQRETHDEEGGSLLEVRLPRIELNRLISREGLRVDEFIEQHTLQ from the coding sequence TTGTTTTTCGAACGTCCCGGTGGTGGTGAGCGGGCTATCCTGGTGCACCTGGACGGCCAGGACCCCGCGGCACGCGAGGACCCACAGGAGTTCCAGGAACTGGCGCGTTCTGCTGGCGCCGAAACGGTCGGCTTCGTCAATGTTTCTCGGCATCAGCCGTCTGCCAAGTTCCTGATCGGCAGCGGCAAGGTCGAAGAGCTGCATGACCTCGTCAAGGATGGCGAGGCCGAACTGGTGATCTTCAATCACACGCTGACGCCCAGTCAGGAGCGCAATCTCGAGCGCGCGCTCGAATGCCGTGTGCTGGACCGCACCGGTCTGATTCTGGATATCTTTGCCCAGCGCGCCCGTACCCATGAAGGCAAGTTGCAGGTCGAGCTGGCCCAGCTAGAGCACATGAGTACCCGTCTGGTTCGCGGCTGGACCCACCTCGAGCGCCAGAAAGGCGGTATTGGCCTGCGTGGGCCGGGTGAAACCCAGTTGGAAACCGACCGCCGTCTGCTGCGTGTGCGTATTCGCCAGATCAAGCAGCGCCTGGAGAAGGTCCGTGGGCAGCGCGAGCAGGCTCGCCGTGGCCGTCGCCGCGCTGATATTCCGTCAGTGTCGCTGGTCGGTTACACCAACGCCGGCAAGTCCACCTTGTTCAATGCGCTGACCGAGTCAGACGTCTACGCGGCAAATCAGCTGTTCGCCACGCTCGATCCGACGCTGCGCCGACTGGAACTCGACGATGTCGGGCCGGTGGTGCTGGCCGATACCGTGGGGTTCATTCGTCATCTGCCGCATAAACTGGTGGAGTCTTTCCGGGCGACGCTGGAAGAATCCAGTAATGCCGATCTGCTCTTGCATGTCATCGATGCGCACGAGCCGGAACGCGATCAGCAGATCGAGCAAGTGCTGGCGGTGCTCGGAGAGATCGGCGCCAATGAATTGCCGATGCTGGAGGTCTACAACAAGGTCGATCTCATGGAAGGCATCGAGCCGCAGATTCAGCGTGATGCCGATGGCAAGCCGCAACGCGTGTGGGTGTCTGCGCGTGACGGGCTTGGGTTGGACCTCGTACGCCAGGCGATCGCCGAACTGCTGGGTAATGACCTTTTCGTCGGAACGCTGCGCCTGCCGCAACAACTCGGACGGCTGCGTGCGCAATTCTTCGAGCTCAGCGCCGTGCAGCGCGAAACGCATGATGAAGAGGGTGGTAGTCTGCTTGAGGTTCGCCTGCCGAGAATCGAATTGAATCGCTTGATCAGCCGCGAAGGGTTGCGGGTGGACGAGTTCATCGAGCAACACACTTTGCAATAA
- the hflK gene encoding FtsH protease activity modulator HflK, which translates to MAWNEPGGNSNNQDPWGSGGGGRRGGGDQKGPPDLDEAFRKLQDSLNGMFGGKKRGGGSNFGGSGKRAGFGLVWIALVVLLAVWLFNAIYIVDEQEQAVVLRFGKYHETVGPGLNIYFPPIDRKFQENVTRERSYSKQGQMLTEDENIIEVPLTVQYKISNLQSFVLSVDQPEVSLQHATDSAVRHVVGSTAMDQVLTEGREVMAGEVKERLQRFLDNYGTGIVVTQVNLQSAAAPREVQEAFDDVIRAREDEQREKNQAESYANGVIPEARGQAQRMLEEASGYRDAVISRATGEADRFSKLVAEYRKAPEVTRERLYLETMQEVMSNTSKVMVSGDGGQNLLYLPLDKMINSRGASTPAPAGVASGAATQGTRLPPELDPREVRTRESR; encoded by the coding sequence ATGGCTTGGAATGAGCCGGGTGGCAACTCGAACAACCAGGATCCCTGGGGTAGTGGTGGCGGTGGCCGACGTGGCGGCGGCGACCAGAAAGGCCCGCCGGATCTCGATGAGGCTTTCCGCAAGCTGCAGGACAGCCTGAACGGCATGTTTGGCGGCAAGAAGCGTGGTGGCGGCAGCAATTTCGGCGGTAGCGGCAAGCGCGCCGGTTTCGGTCTGGTTTGGATTGCCTTGGTCGTACTGCTGGCGGTATGGCTGTTCAATGCCATCTACATCGTTGACGAGCAGGAGCAGGCAGTCGTGCTGCGCTTCGGCAAGTATCACGAGACAGTAGGACCTGGTCTGAACATCTACTTCCCGCCGATCGATCGCAAGTTCCAAGAGAACGTGACGCGAGAGCGCTCTTACAGCAAGCAGGGCCAGATGCTCACCGAGGATGAGAACATCATCGAGGTGCCGCTCACCGTTCAGTACAAGATCAGCAATCTGCAGTCGTTCGTGCTCAGTGTTGACCAGCCTGAAGTGAGCTTGCAGCACGCCACCGATAGCGCTGTACGCCACGTGGTGGGCTCCACGGCGATGGATCAGGTGCTCACCGAAGGTCGTGAGGTCATGGCTGGTGAGGTCAAGGAACGTTTGCAGCGGTTCCTCGACAACTACGGCACTGGCATTGTCGTCACTCAGGTCAACTTGCAGAGTGCCGCCGCGCCGCGTGAGGTGCAGGAAGCGTTCGATGACGTAATTCGTGCGCGTGAAGACGAACAGCGTGAAAAGAACCAGGCGGAATCCTACGCCAATGGCGTGATTCCTGAGGCGCGTGGTCAGGCCCAGCGAATGCTGGAAGAGGCCAGTGGTTATCGCGATGCTGTAATCTCGCGTGCCACGGGTGAAGCTGATCGCTTCAGCAAGCTGGTCGCCGAGTACCGCAAGGCGCCGGAGGTTACTCGTGAGCGTCTGTATCTGGAAACCATGCAGGAAGTCATGAGCAATACCAGCAAGGTCATGGTCAGCGGTGACGGTGGGCAGAACCTGCTCTATTTGCCGCTGGACAAGATGATCAACAGCCGTGGCGCTAGCACGCCAGCGCCTGCCGGCGTTGCTTCGGGTGCTGCAACTCAGGGCACTCGTTTGCCGCCGGAGCTGGATCCGCGTGAAGTTCGTACGAGGGAGAGTCGCTGA
- the hflC gene encoding protease modulator HflC, producing MSNKSLTALIVGVVAAIVLWNSFYIVSQTERAVLLRFGRIVEPDVKPGLHMKIPYVNSVRKFDARLLTLDTTTSRFLTLEKKALMVDSYAKWRVDDAERFYTATSGVKQIADERLARRLEAALRDQFGKRTLHESVSGQRDELMAQVTTSLNRAAQQELGIEVVDVRVKGIDLPREVNRSVFERMSSEREREAREHRAKGKELAEGIRADADRQRRVLLAEAFREAEELRGDGDARAAAIYASAYGQDQEFYAFHRSLQAYRESFSSKEDVLVLDPKSDFFRYLESSK from the coding sequence ATGAGCAATAAATCCCTTACGGCGTTGATCGTGGGTGTAGTCGCCGCAATCGTCCTGTGGAATAGCTTCTACATCGTGTCTCAGACCGAGCGTGCGGTGCTGCTGCGCTTTGGCCGTATCGTCGAGCCTGACGTGAAGCCTGGCCTGCACATGAAGATTCCGTACGTGAACTCGGTGCGCAAGTTCGATGCGCGACTGCTGACACTTGATACGACCACCTCGCGCTTCCTCACGCTGGAGAAGAAGGCGCTGATGGTCGACTCCTATGCCAAGTGGCGTGTGGATGATGCCGAGCGCTTCTATACCGCAACCTCGGGCGTAAAGCAGATCGCCGATGAGCGCCTGGCGCGTCGTCTCGAAGCGGCGCTACGCGACCAGTTTGGTAAGCGCACGCTACATGAATCGGTGTCAGGGCAGCGTGACGAGCTAATGGCTCAGGTTACTACCAGCCTGAATCGTGCGGCACAGCAGGAGCTTGGCATTGAAGTCGTTGACGTGCGGGTCAAGGGTATCGACCTGCCGCGTGAAGTGAACCGCAGCGTGTTCGAGCGGATGAGTTCCGAGCGTGAACGCGAGGCTCGAGAGCATCGCGCCAAGGGTAAGGAACTTGCCGAGGGCATCCGTGCTGATGCAGATCGTCAGCGCCGTGTGCTGCTTGCCGAGGCGTTCCGTGAGGCCGAGGAGCTGCGTGGTGATGGTGATGCCAGGGCGGCTGCGATCTATGCCTCTGCATACGGGCAGGATCAGGAGTTCTACGCGTTCCACCGTAGTCTGCAGGCCTACCGCGAAAGCTTCTCGAGCAAGGAAGATGTGTTAGTGCTCGATCCGAAGAGCGACTTCTTCCGTTATCTGGAGAGCAGCAAGTAG
- a CDS encoding ATP phosphoribosyltransferase regulatory subunit, which yields MATVDRWLLPDGIEEVLPPEAARIETARRRVLDLFQRWGYELVITPHVEFLESLLTGSGQDLDLRTFKVIDPLSGRQMGLRADITPQVARVDAHTLRREGPSRLCYAGSVLHAKPQALSTSRSPIQLGAELYGDASASSDIEVISLMLEMLELADVPNVHMDLGHVGIYRGLAKAAGLSGDAEQRLFDALQRKAMDEIAGLTAVLEPGLASMLRALARLCGGREALDDARTALAGAPGDVQTALETLVAIADQLAARYPDVPLYFDLGELRGYHYHTGVVFAVFVPGVGQSIAQGGRYDDIGADFGRARPATGFSTDLKSLVSLGNADLTAPESGIWAPHSDEPGLWGAIRELRRQGERVVQALDGQSQADAAQFGCDRQLLLSNDVWTVASLAS from the coding sequence ATGGCAACGGTAGACCGCTGGCTTTTGCCAGATGGCATCGAAGAGGTGCTGCCGCCCGAGGCGGCGCGTATCGAAACGGCGCGTAGGCGCGTGCTGGACCTGTTCCAGCGCTGGGGCTACGAGCTGGTCATCACCCCGCATGTCGAGTTTCTCGAGTCTCTGCTCACTGGCTCCGGGCAGGACCTTGATCTGCGAACCTTTAAGGTCATCGATCCGCTTTCCGGGCGGCAGATGGGTCTTCGCGCCGATATCACGCCGCAGGTGGCCCGTGTCGATGCGCATACCTTGCGCCGTGAGGGTCCAAGTCGCCTGTGCTACGCCGGCAGCGTGCTGCACGCCAAGCCGCAGGCGCTTTCCACATCGCGCAGTCCCATCCAGTTGGGTGCGGAGCTGTACGGCGACGCGTCTGCTTCCAGCGACATCGAAGTGATCAGTCTGATGCTGGAGATGCTGGAGCTGGCCGATGTGCCGAATGTGCACATGGACCTCGGTCATGTCGGCATCTATCGCGGGCTGGCCAAGGCCGCTGGGCTGAGCGGCGACGCCGAGCAGCGCCTGTTCGATGCGTTGCAGCGCAAGGCAATGGACGAGATTGCCGGGTTGACGGCTGTGCTCGAACCGGGGCTGGCGAGCATGCTGCGTGCGCTGGCGCGGCTGTGCGGTGGGCGCGAAGCGCTCGACGATGCACGGACAGCACTGGCCGGCGCGCCGGGCGATGTACAGACAGCCCTGGAAACGTTGGTGGCGATCGCTGATCAGCTGGCTGCGCGTTATCCGGATGTGCCGCTGTATTTCGATTTGGGCGAATTGCGTGGCTATCACTACCATACTGGAGTGGTGTTCGCCGTATTCGTGCCTGGCGTTGGTCAGTCGATCGCTCAAGGTGGTCGTTACGATGACATCGGCGCCGATTTTGGACGTGCGCGGCCGGCGACGGGGTTCTCTACGGATCTGAAGAGCTTGGTCAGTCTGGGTAATGCCGATCTTACGGCGCCTGAGTCAGGTATCTGGGCGCCGCATAGCGATGAGCCTGGGTTGTGGGGTGCGATTCGTGAGTTGCGTCGCCAGGGTGAGCGCGTGGTGCAGGCTCTCGATGGCCAGTCGCAGGCTGATGCCGCGCAGTTCGGTTGTGATCGGCAATTGCTGTTGAGTAATGATGTCTGGACGGTAGCCTCGCTGGCGTCCTGA
- a CDS encoding adenylosuccinate synthase produces MGKNVVVLGTQWGDEGKGKIVDLLTDQAAAVVRYQGGHNAGHTLVIDGEKTVLHLIPSGILRDNVQCLIGNGVVVAPDALLREITKLEEKGVPVRERLRISPSCTLILPYHVALDQAREASRSEGKIGTTGRGIGPAYEDKVARRGLRIADLFNPERFAVKLRELLEYHNFVLQNFYKVEPVDFQKTLDEALGYAEILKPLITDVTARLHELRKQGACIMFEGAQGSLLDIDHGTYPYVTSSSTTAGGTATGSGFGPLYLDYILGITKAYTTRVGSGPFPTELFDDVGARLAERGHEFGSTTGRARRCGWFDAVILRRAIEINSISGICLTKLDVLDGLEAIRICVGYKDRNGDVLIDAPTDADSYDGLQPVYEEMPGWSESTVGAKALDELPANARAYIKRIEELVEAPVDIISTGPDRNETIVLRHPYA; encoded by the coding sequence ATGGGTAAGAACGTCGTGGTCCTGGGCACCCAGTGGGGTGATGAGGGCAAGGGCAAGATCGTCGATCTGCTGACCGATCAGGCGGCTGCGGTCGTGCGTTACCAGGGCGGCCACAATGCCGGTCACACTCTGGTCATCGACGGTGAGAAGACCGTGTTGCACCTGATTCCGTCCGGCATCCTGCGCGACAACGTGCAATGCCTGATCGGCAATGGCGTGGTGGTCGCTCCCGATGCGCTGCTGCGCGAGATCACCAAGCTGGAAGAGAAGGGTGTGCCGGTTCGTGAGCGTCTGCGCATCAGCCCCTCCTGCACGTTGATCCTGCCTTACCATGTGGCCCTGGATCAGGCGCGCGAAGCGTCGCGCTCGGAAGGTAAGATCGGTACCACAGGTCGCGGTATTGGCCCGGCCTACGAGGACAAGGTTGCACGTCGCGGTCTGCGCATTGCCGATCTGTTCAATCCGGAGCGCTTCGCGGTCAAGCTGCGCGAGTTGCTGGAGTATCACAACTTCGTGCTGCAGAACTTCTACAAGGTCGAGCCGGTTGATTTCCAGAAAACCCTCGACGAAGCACTCGGCTACGCGGAAATCCTCAAGCCGTTGATCACCGATGTCACTGCCCGTTTGCACGAGCTGCGCAAGCAGGGCGCCTGCATCATGTTTGAGGGCGCGCAGGGCTCGCTGCTCGATATCGACCATGGCACCTATCCCTATGTGACCAGCTCCAGTACTACTGCTGGCGGCACTGCTACAGGTTCGGGCTTCGGTCCGCTGTATCTGGATTACATCCTTGGCATCACCAAGGCGTACACCACGCGCGTAGGTTCCGGTCCGTTCCCGACCGAGCTGTTCGATGATGTTGGTGCTCGTCTGGCTGAGCGCGGCCATGAGTTCGGCTCGACTACTGGGCGTGCGCGTCGCTGTGGTTGGTTCGATGCGGTCATTCTGCGTCGTGCCATCGAGATCAATAGCATTTCCGGCATCTGCCTGACCAAGCTTGATGTGCTCGATGGGTTGGAAGCCATCCGGATCTGTGTTGGCTACAAGGATCGCAACGGCGACGTGCTCATCGACGCACCTACCGACGCTGACAGCTACGATGGTCTGCAGCCGGTATACGAAGAGATGCCGGGCTGGAGCGAGTCGACCGTCGGAGCAAAGGCTCTCGATGAGCTGCCAGCCAATGCTCGCGCCTATATCAAGCGCATCGAGGAGTTGGTTGAGGCGCCAGTGGACATCATCTCCACCGGCCCGGATCGCAACGAGACCATTGTGCTGCGCCATCCGTACGCTTGA